From one Pseudomonadota bacterium genomic stretch:
- the ubiH gene encoding 2-octaprenyl-6-methoxyphenyl hydroxylase has protein sequence MQEADIIIAGGGMVGACLACALSGQGLRIMSVEAVPRERREEPGYDDRAIALAYGTRRIFDGLGVWAEIEAAATPIHRIHVSDRGHFGAVRMDRGEEGLPAIGYVVPARVIGQVLAGAVARLDDVERVCPARVVGAAAVTDRVRVAIEGADGAQTVAARLLVAADGADSVLREQAGIAALQTDYGQTAIITNVTAQLPHDNIAYERFTDSGPLALLPQSEGRCAVVWTVASDQTEAVLALDDAAFLEQLQARFGQRLGRFVRVGTRQAWPLRLLSARQTVAARLALVGNAVHTLHPIAGQGFNLGARDVAVLAEVIVDAVRAGADPGADAVLARYADWRRRDHASVTVFTDGLARLFTLPLPGLAAARSAGMVALDLLPPAKRLLTRLTMGRSGRVPRLARGLPL, from the coding sequence ATGCAGGAAGCTGACATCATCATCGCTGGCGGCGGCATGGTCGGCGCATGTCTGGCATGTGCGCTGTCGGGCCAGGGGCTGCGCATCATGTCGGTGGAGGCCGTGCCCCGGGAGCGGCGCGAGGAACCCGGCTACGACGACCGCGCCATCGCGCTGGCCTACGGGACCCGGCGTATTTTCGACGGCCTCGGTGTATGGGCCGAGATCGAAGCCGCGGCCACCCCCATTCACCGCATCCACGTCTCGGACCGGGGTCATTTCGGCGCCGTCCGCATGGACCGTGGCGAGGAGGGATTGCCGGCCATCGGTTACGTCGTGCCTGCACGTGTCATCGGTCAGGTACTGGCCGGGGCGGTTGCACGCCTGGACGATGTCGAGCGCGTCTGTCCCGCCCGGGTGGTCGGCGCGGCAGCGGTCACGGACCGTGTCCGCGTTGCAATCGAGGGGGCGGACGGTGCGCAGACGGTGGCGGCACGGTTGCTGGTGGCGGCTGACGGTGCGGATTCGGTGCTGCGCGAGCAGGCCGGCATCGCCGCGCTGCAGACCGATTACGGTCAGACCGCGATCATCACCAATGTCACGGCCCAGCTGCCACACGACAACATTGCCTACGAGCGTTTCACGGACAGCGGTCCACTGGCCCTGCTGCCGCAGTCGGAAGGTCGTTGTGCCGTGGTGTGGACCGTGGCAAGCGATCAGACCGAAGCCGTGCTGGCACTGGACGATGCCGCATTCCTCGAACAGTTGCAGGCGCGCTTCGGCCAGCGCCTGGGGCGCTTTGTGCGTGTCGGCACGCGCCAGGCCTGGCCCCTGCGCCTGCTCAGTGCGCGGCAAACGGTTGCAGCGCGGCTGGCGCTGGTGGGAAATGCGGTGCACACCCTGCATCCCATCGCCGGGCAGGGCTTCAATCTCGGTGCTCGCGATGTTGCGGTGCTCGCCGAGGTGATCGTCGATGCCGTGCGTGCCGGTGCCGACCCGGGCGCGGACGCGGTGCTGGCGCGTTACGCCGACTGGCGCCGTCGTGACCATGCCAGCGTCACCGTGTTTACCGACGGGTTGGCGCGCCTGTTCACCTTGCCGCTGCCGGGCCTGGCAGCCGCCCGCAGTGCCGGCATGGTGGCGCTGGACCTGTTGCCGCCGGCAAAGCGGCTGCTGACGCGGCTGACCATGGGACGTTCCGGGCGCGTGCCGCGGTTGGCGCGCGGGTTGCCATTGTGA
- a CDS encoding (2Fe-2S) ferredoxin domain-containing protein has protein sequence MSYYRYHVFFCTNLRADGSACCQRHDAQALRDYAKQRSKELGLAGPGGVRINTAGCLDRCAEGPVLVIYPEAVWYTYLDREDIDEIIQEHLVNGRIVERLLI, from the coding sequence ATGTCCTACTATCGTTATCACGTCTTTTTCTGCACCAACCTCCGCGCGGACGGCAGTGCCTGTTGTCAGCGGCACGATGCGCAGGCGCTGCGAGATTACGCCAAGCAGCGCAGCAAGGAACTCGGGCTGGCCGGGCCGGGCGGGGTGCGTATCAATACTGCGGGATGTCTGGACCGGTGCGCCGAGGGCCCGGTCCTGGTGATCTATCCAGAGGCCGTCTGGTACACCTACCTGGACCGCGAGGATATCGACGAAATCATCCAGGAACATCTCGTCAACGGTCGTATTGTCGAGCGTTTGCTGATCTAG
- a CDS encoding porin, which produces MIKKILPTMIGAALAGGMTAAAADVAIFGHIDEALLYSDVSPNTATPGFDGKDTNLVCTTCSIGFKGSEDLGNGLSAIFSLDFQYDINNRNQASSGTNSVLDRDQWVGLAGGFGKVRVGTISTGYKSHGAMLDPGYRTVAQMRDHGIQSSLHSGAGEEGQGRATNTFRWDSPDYSGFKAVVTYTVDSNEGDGEDNNPWGVGGSYENGGILVFADYLTNGRGGDDDAWKVGGKYSMNNFAVFAQYESDGGLISQSENGFVSNNTINGADVWMVGGSATFGSNTVYAAYGQGDDDNNPSFDSGYDAWELVGVHSMSKNTLAYAGYVNKNEDDPTGVERQHFTVGMKHKF; this is translated from the coding sequence ATGATCAAGAAAATTCTGCCGACGATGATCGGTGCTGCGCTGGCCGGTGGTATGACGGCTGCCGCTGCCGACGTTGCCATCTTCGGTCACATCGACGAGGCCCTGCTGTATTCCGACGTCAGCCCGAACACTGCTACCCCGGGCTTTGACGGCAAGGACACCAACCTGGTCTGCACCACCTGCTCCATCGGTTTCAAGGGCAGCGAGGACCTGGGCAACGGTCTGAGCGCGATCTTCTCGCTCGACTTCCAGTACGACATCAACAACCGCAACCAGGCCAGCAGCGGCACCAACTCGGTGCTGGATCGTGACCAGTGGGTCGGTCTGGCCGGCGGCTTCGGCAAGGTCCGCGTCGGCACCATCTCCACCGGCTACAAGTCGCACGGTGCCATGCTGGACCCGGGCTACCGCACGGTTGCCCAGATGCGTGACCACGGCATCCAGTCCAGCCTGCACAGCGGTGCCGGCGAGGAAGGCCAGGGTCGTGCCACCAACACCTTCCGTTGGGACAGCCCGGACTACAGCGGCTTCAAGGCGGTTGTCACGTACACGGTCGACTCCAACGAGGGTGACGGCGAAGACAACAATCCTTGGGGCGTCGGCGGTAGCTACGAGAACGGCGGCATCCTGGTGTTCGCTGACTACCTCACCAACGGCCGCGGCGGCGATGACGATGCCTGGAAGGTCGGCGGCAAGTACAGCATGAACAACTTCGCTGTCTTCGCCCAGTACGAGTCCGACGGCGGTCTGATCAGCCAGTCCGAGAATGGTTTTGTTTCCAACAACACCATTAACGGCGCCGATGTCTGGATGGTTGGCGGTTCCGCCACCTTCGGCAGCAACACCGTCTATGCCGCTTATGGCCAGGGCGACGACGACAACAACCCGTCGTTCGATTCCGGCTATGACGCCTGGGAGCTGGTTGGCGTTCACAGCATGAGCAAGAACACGCTGGCCTACGCCGGTTACGTCAACAAGAACGAAGACGACCCGACCGGTGTCGAGCGTCAGCACTTCACGGTTGGCATGAAGCACAAGTTCTGA
- a CDS encoding TIGR02449 family protein, giving the protein MNSKADHPSIEQELVRLEGQVEQLLDVVERLTRENRSLRNQQESLTMERAGLLEKHDQVRHRVDAIVTRLKSLETGI; this is encoded by the coding sequence ATGAATAGCAAAGCCGATCATCCGAGCATAGAACAGGAACTCGTGCGTCTGGAAGGCCAGGTCGAGCAGTTGCTCGACGTCGTGGAGCGACTGACGCGGGAAAACCGCTCACTGCGCAACCAGCAGGAATCGCTCACCATGGAACGTGCCGGCCTGCTGGAAAAGCATGACCAGGTACGCCACCGCGTCGATGCCATCGTGACCCGGTTGAAATCGTTGGAGACCGGGATATGA
- the rpiA gene encoding ribose-5-phosphate isomerase RpiA, with protein MTQDEMKKMAAAAALEYVVPGTIIGIGTGSTANHFIDHLAGIKHKIDGTVASSKASAERLAAHGIPVLDLNAAGELSIYVDGADESNHHLQLIKGGGGALTREKIVAACAEKFVCIADGSKLVDVLGSFPLPVEVIPMARSMVARELVKRGGQPVWREGFVTDNGNDILDVHNLRIMEPARLEQDLNNIPGVVTNGLFALRPADVLLLGTPDGIKQL; from the coding sequence ATGACACAGGACGAAATGAAGAAAATGGCGGCCGCAGCGGCGCTCGAGTATGTCGTGCCCGGCACCATCATCGGCATCGGAACCGGCTCGACCGCCAATCACTTTATCGATCACCTCGCCGGCATCAAGCACAAGATCGACGGCACGGTGGCCAGCTCCAAGGCCAGCGCCGAACGGCTCGCCGCACACGGCATTCCGGTTCTGGATCTGAACGCCGCCGGAGAACTATCCATCTACGTTGACGGTGCGGATGAATCCAATCACCACCTGCAACTGATCAAGGGCGGCGGTGGCGCGCTGACACGCGAGAAGATCGTCGCAGCATGTGCCGAGAAATTTGTCTGCATCGCCGACGGCAGCAAGCTGGTCGACGTGCTCGGCTCCTTCCCGCTGCCGGTAGAAGTCATCCCCATGGCACGCAGCATGGTCGCCCGCGAGCTCGTCAAGCGCGGCGGCCAGCCGGTCTGGCGCGAAGGCTTTGTCACCGATAACGGCAACGACATCCTGGATGTGCACAACCTGCGCATCATGGAACCTGCCAGGCTGGAACAGGATCTCAACAATATACCCGGCGTTGTGACCAACGGTCTGTTCGCGCTGCGTCCGGCCGATGTCCTGCTGCTGGGCACGCCGGACGGCATCAAGCAGCTGTAG
- the pepP gene encoding Xaa-Pro aminopeptidase, translating into MMIPRKEYSRRRKQLMRMMGKDSIAIIPTSSEQVRNRDVEYPFRADSDFYYLTGFNEPDAVAVLVPRRSHGEYLLFCRERDPESETWTGRRAGTEGAVSEYGADDAFPIGDIDDILPGLLEDSEQVFYTMGSRPEFDKSVLEWVNRIRQGSRRGARTPDKFIALEHLLHDMRLYKSPAEVRAMRTAAKVTCAAHRRAMQAAIPGQYEYQVEAELLHAFRQAGMVPAYPSIVGAGANGCILHYTHNSAALQDGDLLLIDAGAEYDCYAADVTRTFPVNGRFTTPQRALYEVVLAAQLAAIEQVRPGNHWNAPHEAAVKALTRGLVRLGILKGKPSELIRTEAYRRFYMHRTGHWLGMDVHDVGDYKVGDEWRVLEPGMVLTVEPGLYIPAGSKGVAKKWWNIGIRIEDDVLVTRAGHEVLTAAAPKQVADIEALMLAARSVA; encoded by the coding sequence ATGATGATCCCCCGCAAGGAATATAGCAGGCGCCGCAAGCAGCTCATGCGCATGATGGGCAAGGACTCGATCGCCATCATCCCGACTTCTTCCGAGCAGGTGCGGAATCGGGATGTCGAGTACCCGTTCCGGGCGGACAGCGATTTTTATTACCTGACCGGATTCAACGAGCCGGATGCCGTAGCCGTGCTCGTCCCACGCCGCAGCCACGGCGAGTACCTGCTGTTCTGCCGTGAGCGCGATCCCGAAAGCGAGACCTGGACCGGACGCCGGGCCGGCACCGAAGGGGCGGTCAGCGAATACGGCGCCGACGATGCCTTTCCGATCGGCGACATCGACGACATCCTGCCCGGCCTGCTCGAGGACAGCGAACAGGTGTTCTACACCATGGGATCGCGGCCGGAATTCGACAAGAGCGTGCTGGAATGGGTCAACCGCATCCGGCAGGGCAGCCGCCGCGGCGCGCGCACGCCGGACAAGTTCATTGCCCTCGAGCACCTGTTGCACGACATGCGTCTGTACAAGAGCCCGGCCGAGGTGCGCGCCATGCGCACGGCGGCAAAGGTCACCTGCGCCGCCCATCGCCGCGCGATGCAGGCGGCAATCCCGGGCCAGTACGAGTACCAGGTCGAGGCGGAACTGCTGCATGCGTTCCGGCAGGCGGGTATGGTGCCTGCCTATCCCAGCATCGTCGGCGCTGGCGCCAACGGCTGCATCCTGCACTACACGCACAACAGTGCGGCGCTGCAGGACGGTGATCTGCTGCTGATCGATGCCGGTGCCGAATACGACTGCTATGCCGCGGATGTCACCCGGACCTTCCCGGTAAACGGCAGGTTCACCACGCCGCAGCGTGCGCTATATGAAGTGGTGCTGGCCGCCCAGCTCGCGGCCATCGAGCAGGTTCGGCCGGGCAACCACTGGAATGCGCCGCATGAAGCCGCGGTCAAGGCGCTGACCCGCGGCCTGGTGCGGCTGGGCATCCTCAAGGGCAAGCCGTCCGAACTGATCCGCACCGAGGCCTACCGCCGCTTCTATATGCACCGTACCGGTCACTGGCTGGGCATGGACGTGCACGATGTCGGTGACTACAAGGTGGGCGACGAGTGGCGCGTGCTGGAGCCGGGCATGGTGCTGACGGTCGAACCAGGGTTGTACATCCCGGCCGGCAGCAAGGGGGTGGCGAAGAAGTGGTGGAACATCGGCATCCGCATCGAGGACGACGTGCTGGTGACCCGCGCAGGCCACGAGGTGCTCACGGCAGCGGCGCCGAAGCAGGTGGCCGACATCGAGGCGCTGATGCTGGCCGCGCGCTCGGTGGCGTGA
- a CDS encoding EVE domain-containing protein produces MHHWLMKSEPDVFGIDDLKRMPNRTDKWEGVRNYQVRNMMRDDMQPGDLAFFYHSNCKEPGIVGIMKIVRGGYPDHTAFDPRAKYFDPKSDPGSPRWYMVDVRFVRKLKRIITLAELKTHAALSDLPLLRRGNRLSVMPLDAAQWNYILTLESSR; encoded by the coding sequence ATGCACCACTGGCTGATGAAATCAGAACCGGACGTGTTCGGCATCGACGATCTCAAGCGGATGCCGAACCGAACGGACAAATGGGAAGGGGTGCGCAATTATCAGGTACGCAACATGATGCGCGATGACATGCAGCCGGGTGACCTGGCCTTCTTCTATCATTCGAACTGCAAGGAGCCCGGCATCGTCGGCATCATGAAGATCGTCCGCGGCGGCTATCCGGACCACACGGCCTTCGATCCGAGGGCGAAATATTTCGACCCCAAGAGCGATCCCGGCAGCCCGCGCTGGTACATGGTGGACGTGCGGTTCGTGCGGAAGCTCAAGCGCATCATCACGCTCGCGGAGTTGAAAACCCACGCCGCATTGTCCGACCTCCCGCTACTCCGGCGCGGCAATCGATTGTCTGTCATGCCGCTCGATGCAGCGCAGTGGAACTACATCCTCACACTCGAGTCGTCACGGTAA
- the ilvA gene encoding threonine ammonia-lyase, biosynthetic produces MPMMVPGTTYSSAAAAAIFFISSCVMRVLQIGIAFDNTRAVRRCHWRRPASGGLWASRKRPATVHGMLDRYLHMIRNARVYDVAVESPLEFAERLSRRCGNRIWMKREELQPVHSFKLRGAYNKITALPESERARGVIAASAGNHAQGVALAARRLDIRALIVMPRTTPSIKVESVRDYGAHIKLVGDTYDEAYQFAAQHAREKGMVFIHPYDDPEVIAGQGTIGLEVLRQHQSPLHAVFVPVGGGGLIAGIALAVKALRPETRIIGVEPDEAPCLFQALQHGRRIKLPQVGIFADGVAVRQAGKEPFRIARKYVDEVMTVTTDEICAAMKDIFDDCRAVVEPAGALAVAGIKKYIEVNGVNDVAMVAINSGSNINFDRLRHVAERAQIGEQREALLAVTIPEQPGSFRRFCRAIGKRGITEFNYRFADPRQAHVFAGVQLQDGDSERHALVAELRAQGYPVEDLTDSEIAKLHVRHMVGGRVPGLKNELLFRFQFPERPGALLQFLSSMGRRWNISLFHYRNHGADYGRVLVGIQVPRESRKDFRDSLEKLGYVYWEETNCPAYKLFLGND; encoded by the coding sequence ATGCCGATGATGGTGCCGGGCACGACATACTCGAGCGCCGCTGCGGCCGCCATTTTCTTCATTTCGTCCTGTGTCATGAGGGTGCTCCAGATCGGGATTGCCTTTGATAATACCCGCGCCGTGCGACGATGTCATTGGCGCCGCCCGGCATCCGGCGGTCTCTGGGCAAGCCGCAAACGACCTGCTACTGTACACGGCATGCTTGATCGCTACCTGCACATGATACGCAATGCCCGGGTCTACGACGTCGCCGTGGAATCCCCGCTGGAGTTCGCCGAGCGGCTCTCGCGCCGCTGCGGCAACCGGATCTGGATGAAGCGCGAGGAGCTGCAGCCGGTGCATTCCTTCAAGCTGCGCGGCGCTTACAACAAGATCACCGCGTTGCCTGAGTCGGAACGCGCGCGCGGGGTGATCGCCGCCTCAGCCGGAAATCATGCCCAGGGCGTGGCCCTGGCGGCGCGGCGCCTGGATATCAGGGCGCTGATCGTGATGCCCCGCACCACGCCGAGTATCAAGGTGGAATCGGTCCGCGACTACGGCGCACACATCAAGCTGGTTGGCGACACCTACGACGAAGCCTACCAGTTCGCCGCGCAACACGCCCGCGAGAAGGGCATGGTCTTCATCCACCCCTATGACGATCCCGAGGTGATCGCGGGACAGGGAACCATCGGACTGGAGGTGCTGCGCCAGCACCAGTCCCCGCTGCATGCCGTCTTCGTGCCGGTCGGTGGTGGCGGCCTGATCGCCGGCATCGCACTGGCGGTCAAGGCGCTGCGTCCCGAAACCCGGATTATCGGTGTCGAGCCGGACGAAGCGCCGTGCCTGTTCCAGGCATTGCAGCACGGTCGTAGGATCAAGCTGCCCCAGGTCGGCATCTTCGCGGACGGTGTCGCGGTGCGGCAGGCGGGCAAGGAACCGTTCCGCATTGCGCGCAAGTATGTGGACGAGGTCATGACCGTGACTACCGACGAGATCTGTGCGGCCATGAAGGACATCTTCGACGACTGCCGCGCTGTGGTCGAGCCGGCCGGGGCGCTCGCGGTCGCGGGTATCAAGAAGTACATCGAGGTCAATGGTGTCAATGACGTCGCCATGGTCGCTATCAACAGCGGTTCCAATATCAACTTCGACCGTTTGCGGCACGTTGCCGAGCGGGCCCAGATCGGCGAGCAGCGCGAGGCCCTCCTGGCAGTCACGATTCCGGAGCAGCCGGGCAGCTTCCGGCGCTTCTGCCGGGCGATCGGTAAGCGTGGCATCACGGAATTCAACTACCGTTTTGCCGATCCGCGCCAGGCCCACGTCTTTGCGGGGGTCCAGCTGCAGGACGGTGATAGTGAGCGTCATGCCCTGGTAGCCGAGCTGCGTGCGCAGGGCTACCCGGTTGAGGACCTGACCGACAGCGAAATCGCCAAGCTGCACGTGCGCCACATGGTGGGCGGTCGTGTGCCGGGATTGAAAAACGAGCTGCTGTTTCGCTTTCAGTTCCCGGAGCGTCCCGGTGCCCTGTTGCAGTTCCTCTCTTCCATGGGCAGGCGCTGGAACATCAGTCTGTTCCATTATCGCAATCACGGTGCGGATTACGGTCGGGTGCTGGTGGGCATACAGGTGCCGAGGGAGAGTCGCAAGGATTTCCGGGATTCGCTCGAGAAGCTCGGCTATGTTTACTGGGAAGAGACGAACTGTCCGGCGTACAAACTCTTTCTCGGCAACGACTGA
- a CDS encoding 5-formyltetrahydrofolate cyclo-ligase, translated as MPDYRALRQDIRARRRSIPPAEARHRAAQLAHAVRRDRLTLTCRHIAAYLAADGELDPHPLIESLWSLGKRVYLPVLVPFTRNRLWFARYTPASRLVHNRYGIPEPDRAELVRPAALDLVLTPLVAFDDSGHRIGMGGGFYDRTFAFLQARSHWRKPLLLGIAYAFQQQPHITAAPWDVPLDAVATETGVRHFRP; from the coding sequence ATGCCTGACTACCGCGCGCTACGACAGGATATCCGCGCCCGACGCAGGTCCATCCCCCCGGCCGAGGCCAGACACCGCGCCGCGCAGTTGGCCCATGCCGTGCGGCGAGACCGGCTGACCCTGACCTGCCGGCACATAGCCGCTTATCTTGCCGCCGACGGCGAACTGGATCCGCATCCCCTGATCGAAAGCCTGTGGTCGCTGGGCAAGCGCGTCTATCTCCCAGTACTCGTGCCATTCACCCGCAACCGGCTCTGGTTTGCACGCTACACACCCGCCAGCCGCCTCGTGCACAACCGCTACGGCATCCCCGAACCCGATCGGGCGGAACTCGTCAGGCCCGCTGCTCTGGACCTGGTGCTGACCCCACTCGTGGCATTCGATGACAGCGGACACCGCATCGGGATGGGCGGCGGGTTCTACGATCGCACCTTCGCATTCCTGCAGGCACGCAGCCACTGGCGCAAACCGCTGCTATTGGGCATCGCCTATGCTTTCCAGCAGCAACCGCACATCACCGCTGCACCCTGGGATGTACCGCTCGACGCAGTCGCGACTGAGACAGGAGTACGGCATTTCCGGCCGTAA
- a CDS encoding UPF0149 family protein: MNEAATCSYAELDGSLRAAGAPSNAAEAHGLLCGLLVAGGSAQDSGWRSHLLGAGNTQSASAQACNELLDELHNGVLGELNDTEFGFGLLLPSDEVALPVRTRALGDWCGSFLYGLALGGIREHAGLPATVREVMHDFYEISRAGFSAEPLDEDDEIAYAEITEYVRISVLLLHGELQQPLPASARLQ; the protein is encoded by the coding sequence GTGAACGAAGCGGCGACATGCAGTTATGCGGAGCTGGACGGAAGTTTGCGGGCGGCCGGTGCACCCAGCAACGCGGCCGAGGCGCACGGACTGCTCTGCGGCCTGCTGGTGGCCGGCGGGAGCGCGCAGGACAGCGGCTGGCGTAGCCATCTGCTGGGCGCAGGCAACACCCAGAGCGCGTCGGCGCAGGCCTGTAACGAGCTGCTTGACGAGTTGCACAACGGAGTCCTCGGTGAGCTGAATGACACTGAGTTCGGGTTCGGCCTGCTGCTGCCGTCCGACGAAGTGGCGCTACCGGTGCGGACCCGGGCGCTGGGTGACTGGTGCGGCAGCTTTCTCTATGGGTTGGCCCTGGGCGGTATCAGGGAGCACGCCGGGTTGCCCGCTACCGTGCGCGAGGTGATGCATGACTTTTACGAGATATCCCGTGCCGGCTTCAGCGCGGAGCCGCTGGACGAGGATGATGAGATCGCCTACGCGGAGATCACAGAGTACGTCAGGATCAGTGTGCTGCTCCTGCACGGAGAGCTGCAGCAGCCGCTACCGGCATCGGCGCGACTCCAGTAG
- the rplM gene encoding 50S ribosomal protein L13 — translation MNTFTAKPNEVNRDWYVIDAKGKTLGRLASEVARRLRGKHKPIYTPHVDTGDYIIVVNADQVHVTGRKFTDKMYHHHTGYIGNLKSASFAKMQERAPGRVIEIAVKGMLPKNALGRAMYRKLKVYSGPDHKHAAQQPKALDF, via the coding sequence ATGAACACATTTACAGCAAAACCGAACGAAGTGAATCGTGACTGGTATGTTATTGATGCAAAGGGGAAAACCCTTGGACGCTTGGCGAGCGAGGTCGCTCGGCGCCTGCGCGGCAAGCATAAGCCCATCTACACCCCGCATGTCGATACCGGCGATTACATCATCGTGGTGAATGCCGACCAGGTGCACGTCACCGGTCGCAAGTTCACCGACAAGATGTATCACCACCATACCGGTTACATCGGTAATCTGAAGTCGGCCAGTTTTGCCAAGATGCAGGAGCGTGCGCCGGGCCGTGTGATCGAGATTGCCGTCAAGGGCATGTTGCCGAAGAACGCGCTGGGTCGGGCCATGTATCGCAAGCTGAAGGTGTACAGCGGACCCGACCACAAGCATGCGGCGCAACAGCCGAAGGCGCTCGACTTTTAA
- a CDS encoding cell division protein ZapA, producing MSREAVKITILDKEYIVACPDGEEEALRASARYLSEKMKEIRAGGKVVGIDRIAVMAGLNIAHDAIDLGIDGTDLSRTAGARLNRLNNRIEEALAKLRQPELN from the coding sequence ATGAGCCGCGAGGCAGTCAAGATCACGATTCTGGACAAGGAGTACATCGTTGCCTGTCCGGATGGCGAAGAGGAAGCGCTGCGGGCATCGGCCAGATACCTGAGCGAGAAGATGAAGGAGATTCGGGCCGGCGGCAAGGTGGTCGGTATCGATCGCATCGCGGTCATGGCCGGACTGAATATCGCCCACGATGCCATCGACCTCGGCATCGACGGGACAGACCTGTCGCGCACGGCCGGCGCCCGCCTCAACAGGCTGAACAACAGAATCGAAGAAGCGCTGGCGAAGTTGCGTCAGCCGGAGCTGAATTAG
- a CDS encoding porin, with protein sequence MMNKRMLPAAVGVVLAAGVSVAAADVSLFGHIDASVLGLDQDGGTDDINFRCTTCSIGFKGSEDLGNGLKAIFMLDWQYDIFNRNQASSGTNSLLDRDQWVGLSSEALGKLRVGTISTGYKSHGAMIDPLYRTALQGRDRGLQSALHSGAGEELQGRATNTFRFDSADYSGIKLVAHYTLDSNEGDGEDSNPYGIGASYENGGMLVFADWENNDQSGPAMKAGWKAGGKYTMGMFGVMGQYEHVDDSSTWNDDVTIWHLAGTVSLLGFDAYLGYGKGDNDDNGADYTAWTLAVSHNFSKNTMVYVGHSQVDCDAGTAGAALSACSGVPTGRGEDDMTAFGIKHKF encoded by the coding sequence ATGATGAACAAGAGAATGCTGCCGGCTGCGGTCGGCGTGGTGCTGGCTGCCGGCGTGTCGGTGGCTGCGGCTGATGTTTCCCTGTTTGGTCATATCGATGCGAGCGTGCTCGGCTTGGACCAGGACGGGGGCACGGATGACATCAATTTCAGGTGCACCACCTGCTCCATCGGCTTCAAGGGCAGCGAGGACCTCGGCAACGGCCTCAAGGCCATCTTCATGCTGGACTGGCAGTACGACATCTTCAACCGCAACCAGGCGAGCTCCGGCACCAACTCACTGCTCGATCGCGACCAGTGGGTGGGTCTGTCCAGCGAGGCGCTGGGCAAGCTGCGCGTCGGTACCATCTCCACCGGCTACAAGTCGCACGGCGCGATGATCGATCCGCTGTATCGCACCGCGCTGCAGGGTCGTGATCGCGGCCTGCAGTCCGCACTGCACAGCGGCGCCGGCGAGGAGTTGCAGGGTCGCGCCACCAACACCTTCCGCTTTGACAGTGCCGACTACAGCGGTATCAAGCTGGTCGCGCACTATACCCTGGACTCGAACGAGGGCGACGGTGAGGACAGCAATCCTTACGGTATCGGCGCCAGTTACGAGAACGGCGGGATGCTGGTATTCGCAGACTGGGAGAATAATGACCAGAGCGGTCCCGCCATGAAGGCCGGCTGGAAGGCCGGCGGCAAGTACACCATGGGCATGTTCGGGGTGATGGGGCAATACGAGCATGTTGATGACTCATCGACCTGGAACGACGATGTCACGATCTGGCATCTGGCCGGTACGGTCAGCCTGCTCGGGTTCGACGCCTATCTCGGATACGGCAAGGGTGACAACGACGACAACGGTGCCGACTACACGGCCTGGACGCTGGCGGTAAGCCACAACTTCAGCAAGAACACCATGGTGTACGTCGGTCACAGCCAGGTTGATTGCGATGCCGGAACGGCGGGCGCGGCGCTTTCCGCTTGCAGTGGCGTGCCGACCGGACGTGGCGAGGACGACATGACCGCATTCGGTATCAAGCACAAGTTCTGA
- the rpsI gene encoding 30S ribosomal protein S9, producing MSETYYSTGRRKTSTARVFLRKGSGGITVNNRPLDQYFGRETARMVVRQPLETTNMTDSFDIQVTVRGGGMSGQAGAIRHGITRALMEYDNELRSPLRRAGFVTRDARQVERKKVGLHKARRAPQYSKR from the coding sequence ATGAGCGAAACCTACTACAGTACCGGACGACGCAAGACCTCCACAGCGCGCGTGTTTCTGCGCAAGGGCAGTGGCGGTATCACCGTGAACAACCGTCCGCTCGACCAGTATTTCGGTCGTGAAACCGCGCGCATGGTCGTGCGGCAGCCGCTGGAAACGACCAATATGACCGACAGCTTCGACATCCAGGTCACTGTCAGGGGTGGCGGGATGAGCGGACAGGCCGGCGCTATCCGGCATGGCATCACCCGTGCCCTGATGGAATACGACAACGAGCTGCGTTCGCCGCTGCGTCGTGCCGGCTTCGTTACGCGCGATGCACGTCAGGTCGAGCGTAAGAAGGTCGGTCTGCACAAGGCGCGTCGTGCGCCGCAGTACTCCAAGCGTTAA